The genomic window TTGACCGTGGTCAATGCCAACTACATTGCCGTGAACCCGAAACCCTTGGGATACCCTACCTACCAAAGCAACTCGCCCAGCGGCTGGGGCAATCACGGGTGAACCGGCAGCACCAGCGTAGTCAAGACCACGATGATAATAGTCTTTTGCAAATGTACCATTATAGTAGCGACGTACACCATAGTTTGTACTCATCCGCCCAGCATTTGGCTTCAGAAATACTCCATTCCAATACTTTTGTGGTGTTTGTAGTGCCTTGAAAGCTGCCACCCGTTTTAGTTCATATTCTGTGGCATCCACTCCGGCTTTGCCAGGTGGCAAAGTTATGCGCTGTATAGGAAATTTGCGATTAAGCACATTCACTGCCAAGTTTTGTACCTGACCATCCGCTGCAACCCGAAGTGGTCTAGTTCCAGCTTTTTCTAGTGGAGTTGTGGGAACAAAAGCCCGATACTGATTGGGGGCAATTTCAAAGGCTGGGTATGTATTCTTACCACTAGCTACTGTTGGATTTGTACCATTCTCC from Nostoc sp. UHCC 0926 includes these protein-coding regions:
- a CDS encoding M23 family metallopeptidase; the encoded protein is MITENRAKNSTNKLLGFDVKSLTPNRRAINVLKGIFAVLPLTLALPVDALQVKVTPTNPKLGDTLSVEINLDHQENGTNPTVASGKNTYPAFEIAPNQYRAFVPTTPLEKAGTRPLRVAADGQVQNLAVNVLNRKFPIQRITLPPGKAGVDATEYELKRVAAFKALQTPQKYWNGVFLKPNAGRMSTNYGVRRYYNGTFAKDYYHRGLDYAGAAGSPVIAPAAGRVALVGRVSQGFRVHGNVVGIDHGQGVISIFMHLSRINVKEGDFVKAGQLIGAVGSTGAATGPHLHWGLYVNGQSVDPTPWRTKVVN